A region from the Lolium perenne isolate Kyuss_39 chromosome 4, Kyuss_2.0, whole genome shotgun sequence genome encodes:
- the LOC127346901 gene encoding uncharacterized mitochondrial protein AtMg00810-like: MALSHRWHLRQLDIQNAFLNGYLDEEIALWTEAGSSCLACSPQLSSCSAATAIPRLINQLSSEFSVKHLGVLHYFLGIEVSSPSSGSLLLRQRKYALDLLARVGMLKCTPVTTPMASSERLCSVDGDPLSSEDATHYRSIVGGLQYLTVTRPDLSFVVNKVCQYLHEPRTPHLSAVKRILRYVRQIVDIGLQFQSSSSTLLSAFSDADWAGNIDDRRSTGGYAIFDGGNLIAWSSRKQSTVSRSSTESEYKALGNATAELIWVQSLLKELGVSQVRPPVV; this comes from the exons ATGGCGCTCTCTCACAGGTGGCATCTTCGTCAGCTTGATATTCAGAATGCGTTTCTCAACGGTTATCTGGATGAGGAG ATcgctctatggactgaagcaggctCCTCGTGCTTGGCATGCTCGCCTCAGTTAAGTTCTTG TTCTGCAGCCACTGCTATTCCCAGACTGATTAATCAGCTCAGCTCTGAGTTCTCTGTGAAGCATCTGGGTGTTCTGCATTATTTTCTGGGTATTGAGGTCTCCTCTCCTTCATCAGGAAGTCTACTTCTTCGACAGCGAAAGTATGCtttggatcttcttgctcgtgttgGTATGTTGAAGTGCACGCCTGTTACCACACCCATGGCATCTTCTGAGCGGCTCTGTAGTGTTGATGGTGATCCTCTCTCTTCTGAAGATGCTACTCACTATCGGAGTATTGTTGGTGGTCTTCAGTACCTCACTGTTACTCGTCCTGATTTATCCTTTGTGGTGAACAAGGTCTGTCAATATCTTCATGAGCCCCGTACACCTCATTTGTCTGCTGTGAAGCGCATCTTACGCTATGTTCGCCAAATAGTGGATATTGGGTTACAGTTTCAGTCTTCCTCCTCTACACTGCTCTCTGCTTTTTCTGATGCAGACTGGGCTGGAAATATTGATgataggcgatccacggggggttaTGCTATCTTTGATGGAGGAAATTTGATCGCCTGGAGTTCTCGTAAGCAGTCTACAGTTTCTCGGTCGAGTACTGAGTCTGAGTATAAGGCTCTTGGTAATGCTACAGCTGAGCTTATTTGGGTACAATCATTACTGAAGGAGCTTGGTGTTTCCCAAGTTCGGCCTCCGGTAGTGTGA